A window from Chryseobacterium vaccae encodes these proteins:
- a CDS encoding polysaccharide deacetylase family protein → MRKIFAEKSVNKTFLGMLALVSATSFLLNSCNYKTDVKESQQVISQEYPPAEIVPGSDEETIDPDKRVIYLTFDDGPNQGTENLIRILNKRNVCATAFLVGKHAYGSKKQKDDMELLKSNPLIELANHSFTHAHNKYTDFYKNADAVVHDFNIAKDSLKLYDKIARTPGRNIWRLNNINVTDIKSSTEAANGLKKAGYKVIGWDLEWRPSPQMTLKGSHEAMLRKVDSIFLNDLEKTSRHLVFLTHDQYLRDADSINELDMFIEKLQKSNKFVFRKISQYPKINEILN, encoded by the coding sequence ATGAGAAAAATTTTTGCGGAAAAGTCAGTAAACAAGACTTTTCTAGGGATGCTTGCATTGGTGAGTGCAACTTCATTTTTACTAAACAGCTGTAATTACAAAACTGATGTGAAAGAATCCCAACAGGTCATTTCACAGGAATATCCCCCCGCAGAAATAGTTCCCGGGTCTGATGAAGAAACGATAGATCCGGATAAAAGGGTCATTTATCTTACTTTTGATGACGGTCCCAATCAGGGTACAGAAAATCTCATCAGAATCCTTAATAAAAGAAATGTGTGTGCTACGGCATTTTTAGTTGGAAAACATGCTTATGGCAGCAAAAAACAGAAAGATGATATGGAACTTTTAAAAAGCAATCCATTGATTGAGCTGGCTAATCACAGTTTTACACACGCTCATAATAAATACACCGATTTTTATAAAAATGCGGATGCTGTAGTTCATGATTTTAACATTGCAAAAGACAGCCTTAAGCTTTATGATAAAATAGCAAGAACTCCGGGAAGAAACATCTGGAGGCTTAACAATATTAATGTAACAGACATCAAGAGTTCTACTGAGGCTGCCAATGGTCTCAAAAAAGCAGGATATAAAGTGATTGGATGGGATCTTGAATGGAGACCGTCTCCGCAAATGACTTTAAAAGGAAGCCATGAAGCCATGCTGAGAAAAGTAGACAGCATCTTCCTGAATGATCTGGAAAAGACTTCGAGACATCTTGTTTTCCTGACCCACGATCAATACCTCAGAGACGCAGATTCTATCAACGAGCTGGATATGTTTATTGAAAAACTACAGAAGAGCAACAAGTTTGTGTTCAGAAAAATATCACAATATCCTAAGATCAACGAGATTCTGAATTAA